In Flavobacterium gelatinilyticum, a genomic segment contains:
- the porV gene encoding type IX secretion system outer membrane channel protein PorV, producing the protein MKKTLLIICFLIISFAKAQDIVRPITTGVPFLLVAADARAAGLGDQGVATSSDVFSQQWNPAKYAFAEDAQGLSISYTPYLTDLANDISLGQVTYYNKINEKSAFGASFRYFGFGGIELRQTGDPTEPVREVNPNEFALDGSYSLKLSETFSMAVAFRFINSNLKVASEDVDASAARSFAVDVAGFYQSEEIAYTDFNGRWRAGFNIQNLGPKISYDNDDISNNFLPTNLRVGGGFDFIFDPYNKLGVSVELTKLLVPTPPGPGVPVDVNNDGDFDDPEDITAAESYDANYKKYKDTGWVQGVFKSFGDAPDGFSEELKEITYSAAAEYMYQDSFAMRLGYYHESPMKGAKQFFSLGAGFKYNIMKVDVSYLFSASKMRNPLENTLRFSLTFNFGDKYEVY; encoded by the coding sequence ATGAAAAAAACACTTTTAATTATCTGCTTTTTAATAATTTCATTCGCAAAAGCACAGGATATTGTACGTCCCATTACCACTGGAGTTCCTTTTCTATTAGTCGCAGCCGATGCGAGAGCAGCAGGTTTAGGAGACCAGGGTGTTGCCACATCATCAGATGTTTTCTCGCAGCAATGGAATCCGGCGAAATATGCATTTGCAGAAGATGCACAAGGACTTTCTATCAGTTACACACCTTACTTAACAGATCTTGCCAACGATATTTCGCTGGGTCAGGTTACGTATTATAACAAAATCAACGAAAAAAGTGCTTTTGGAGCAAGTTTCCGCTATTTTGGTTTTGGAGGAATTGAACTAAGACAAACCGGAGATCCTACAGAACCGGTAAGAGAAGTAAATCCAAATGAATTTGCCCTTGACGGATCGTATTCATTAAAACTCAGCGAAACATTCTCTATGGCGGTTGCTTTCCGTTTTATCAACTCTAACTTAAAAGTTGCCTCTGAAGATGTTGATGCTTCTGCCGCAAGATCTTTTGCTGTAGACGTGGCCGGTTTTTATCAGTCTGAAGAAATCGCCTACACTGATTTTAACGGAAGATGGAGAGCTGGTTTCAACATACAAAATTTAGGTCCGAAAATAAGCTATGACAACGACGATATAAGCAATAACTTTTTGCCAACTAATTTAAGAGTCGGCGGAGGTTTTGATTTTATTTTCGATCCTTACAATAAATTAGGAGTAAGTGTTGAACTTACTAAACTTCTAGTTCCAACTCCTCCGGGACCCGGAGTACCGGTTGATGTTAATAATGACGGAGATTTTGATGACCCGGAAGATATTACAGCGGCTGAATCCTACGATGCAAATTATAAAAAATACAAAGACACAGGCTGGGTGCAAGGTGTTTTTAAATCTTTTGGAGACGCCCCTGATGGCTTCAGCGAAGAGCTTAAAGAAATTACCTATAGCGCAGCAGCAGAATATATGTATCAGGATTCCTTTGCAATGCGTTTAGGATACTACCACGAAAGCCCTATGAAAGGAGCAAAACAATTTTTCTCTTTAGGAGCCGGATTCAAATACAACATTATGAAAGTAGATGTCTCTTATTTATTTTCAGCATCAAAAATGAGAAATCCATTAGAAAATACACTTCGTTTCTCTTTAACGTTTAACTTTGGCGACAAATACGAAGTTTATTAA
- the cdd gene encoding cytidine deaminase has protein sequence MKEISITSSFIIYDNLNELSKDVQDLMNEAVEIRKKAYAPYSQFRVGAALLLDNGKIILGSNQENAAYPSGLCAERVAVFHAGSIYPDAKILKMAITAASDTNQTKAPIPPCGSCRQSIAEYEIKQDTPIEIYFMGEIGEVYKSASLKNLLPFMFDKKFL, from the coding sequence ATGAAAGAAATAAGCATTACATCGTCATTTATAATATACGATAACCTAAATGAACTTTCAAAGGATGTTCAGGATTTAATGAATGAGGCAGTCGAAATTCGCAAAAAAGCTTATGCTCCCTACTCCCAATTTCGGGTTGGAGCAGCATTACTTCTTGATAATGGGAAAATAATTTTAGGCTCAAATCAGGAAAATGCCGCTTATCCGTCAGGATTATGTGCAGAAAGAGTGGCTGTTTTTCACGCGGGAAGTATTTATCCGGATGCAAAAATTTTAAAAATGGCGATAACAGCAGCGTCAGATACAAATCAAACCAAAGCTCCAATTCCGCCGTGCGGTTCTTGCCGTCAGTCAATTGCAGAATATGAAATCAAACAAGACACCCCTATTGAAATTTATTTTATGGGAGAAATTGGCGAAGTTTACAAATCAGCATCCCTAAAAAATTTACTCCCTTTTATGTTTGATAAAAAGTTCTTGTAA
- the pdhA gene encoding pyruvate dehydrogenase (acetyl-transferring) E1 component subunit alpha: MKEVTKEVYLKWYEDMLLWRKFEDKLAALYIQQKVRGFLHLYNGQEAVLAGALHAMDLTKDKMITAYRNHVQPIGMGVDPRNVMAELLGKATGTSKGMGGSMHIFSKEHGFYGGHGIVGAQIPVGAGIAFADKYFNTGGVTMTYFGDGAARQGSLHEAFNMAMLWKLPVVFIVENNGYAMGTSVERTANHTDIWKLGLGYEMPCGPVDGMNPVKVAEAMHEAIERARRGDGPTFLEMKTYRYRGHSMSDAQLYRSKEEIEEYKKIDPITQVLDVILDQKYATEDEIEVIDQRVKDLVEECAKFAEESPYPDLQQLYDVVYAQEDYPFTPHKL; this comes from the coding sequence ATGAAAGAAGTTACAAAAGAGGTATATTTAAAGTGGTATGAGGACATGCTGCTTTGGAGAAAGTTTGAAGACAAACTTGCAGCATTATACATTCAACAAAAAGTTAGAGGTTTTTTACACCTATATAATGGTCAGGAAGCTGTATTAGCGGGAGCTCTTCACGCTATGGACCTGACTAAAGACAAGATGATTACTGCATACAGAAATCACGTTCAGCCAATTGGTATGGGCGTTGATCCTAGAAACGTAATGGCAGAGCTTTTAGGAAAAGCAACTGGAACCTCTAAAGGTATGGGAGGTTCTATGCACATTTTCTCAAAAGAACATGGTTTTTATGGAGGTCACGGTATTGTAGGAGCTCAAATCCCTGTTGGAGCCGGTATTGCTTTCGCAGACAAATATTTCAACACCGGAGGCGTTACTATGACTTATTTTGGTGACGGAGCTGCAAGACAAGGTTCTTTACACGAAGCTTTCAATATGGCTATGTTATGGAAATTACCGGTTGTATTTATCGTTGAAAACAACGGTTATGCAATGGGAACTTCTGTAGAAAGAACTGCAAACCACACTGATATCTGGAAATTAGGTTTAGGTTATGAAATGCCTTGCGGACCAGTTGACGGAATGAACCCGGTAAAAGTTGCCGAAGCAATGCACGAAGCTATCGAAAGAGCTCGTCGCGGAGACGGACCAACTTTCCTTGAAATGAAAACATACCGTTACAGAGGACACTCTATGTCTGATGCACAATTGTACCGTTCTAAAGAAGAAATTGAAGAGTACAAAAAAATTGACCCGATTACTCAGGTTTTAGATGTTATATTGGATCAAAAATATGCTACAGAAGATGAAATTGAAGTAATTGACCAAAGAGTTAAAGACTTGGTTGAAGAATGTGCGAAATTCGCTGAAGAATCTCCATATCCGGACTTACAACAATTATACGACGTAGTATACGCACAAGAAGACTATCCATTTACACCTCATAAACTATAA
- a CDS encoding pyruvate dehydrogenase complex dihydrolipoamide acetyltransferase, with protein MAIKVTMPRLSDTMTEGTVAAWLKKVGDKVSEGDILAEIETDKATMEFESFNEGTLLHIGIQAGETAPVDSLLAIIGNEGEDISALLAGGDAPAAEAPKADAPAAEAKTETAAPAKAAAELPKGVVVVTMPRLSDTMTEGTVASWLKKVGDTVAEGDILAEIETDKATMEFESFNAGTLLHIGIQEGSTAPVDSLLAIIGPAGTDISGIADNYTGGGAATASAPAAEETKAAPAAEKAPQAAAETSNGRVLASPLAKKIASDKGIQLSQVKGTGENGRIVKSDIENFTPSAQAQTAASAPAAKQEASAPAAPKVFVPAGEVYTEEIKNSQMRKIIAKRLSESLFTAPHYNLVIEVSMDEAMQARTAINSVPDTKVSFNDMVIKACALALKKHPKINSQWKDDAITINHHVNIGVAVAVEDGLVVPVLKFTDAMSLSQIGGSVRDLAGRAKNKKLGPQEMEGSTFTVSNLGMFGITEFNSIINQPNSAILSVGAIVEKPVVKNGQIVVGNTMMLSLACDHRTIDGATGAQFLQTLKQYIESPVTMLA; from the coding sequence ATGGCGATTAAAGTAACAATGCCTCGCTTAAGCGATACTATGACGGAAGGAACGGTAGCGGCTTGGCTAAAAAAAGTAGGCGACAAAGTTAGCGAAGGAGATATCCTTGCTGAAATTGAAACAGACAAAGCAACAATGGAGTTCGAATCTTTTAACGAAGGAACTCTTTTACATATCGGAATTCAGGCTGGAGAAACTGCTCCGGTTGATTCATTATTAGCCATCATTGGTAACGAAGGAGAAGATATCTCTGCTCTTTTAGCCGGTGGTGATGCACCAGCTGCCGAAGCTCCAAAAGCGGACGCTCCTGCTGCAGAAGCAAAAACTGAAACTGCAGCTCCTGCAAAAGCAGCAGCTGAATTACCAAAAGGTGTTGTAGTAGTAACTATGCCTCGTTTGAGCGATACTATGACAGAAGGTACAGTAGCAAGCTGGTTGAAAAAAGTTGGCGATACTGTAGCTGAAGGCGATATTTTAGCCGAAATTGAAACAGACAAAGCAACTATGGAGTTTGAGTCTTTCAATGCCGGAACTTTATTGCATATAGGAATTCAGGAAGGAAGTACCGCACCGGTTGACAGCTTATTAGCTATCATTGGACCTGCAGGAACTGATATTTCCGGAATTGCTGATAACTATACAGGCGGAGGTGCTGCAACTGCAAGTGCTCCAGCTGCTGAAGAAACAAAAGCCGCTCCAGCTGCTGAAAAAGCGCCGCAAGCTGCTGCTGAAACTTCAAACGGAAGAGTTTTAGCCTCACCTTTAGCTAAAAAAATCGCTTCTGACAAAGGAATCCAATTAAGCCAGGTTAAAGGAACAGGAGAAAACGGACGTATCGTAAAAAGCGATATCGAAAACTTTACTCCATCTGCACAAGCGCAAACTGCTGCTTCCGCTCCTGCTGCTAAACAAGAAGCATCTGCTCCTGCTGCACCAAAAGTATTTGTTCCTGCCGGAGAAGTTTACACAGAAGAGATCAAAAATTCTCAAATGCGTAAAATCATTGCTAAACGTTTATCTGAGTCATTATTTACTGCTCCTCACTACAACTTAGTGATCGAAGTAAGCATGGACGAAGCTATGCAGGCAAGAACTGCCATCAACAGCGTTCCGGATACAAAAGTATCTTTCAACGATATGGTAATCAAAGCTTGTGCTTTAGCATTGAAAAAACATCCAAAAATCAACTCTCAGTGGAAAGATGATGCTATTACAATCAACCACCACGTAAACATTGGTGTTGCTGTAGCTGTTGAAGACGGATTAGTAGTTCCAGTATTGAAATTTACAGATGCCATGAGTTTATCTCAAATTGGCGGAAGCGTAAGAGATCTTGCCGGAAGAGCCAAAAACAAAAAACTTGGACCACAAGAAATGGAAGGAAGCACATTTACAGTTTCTAACCTGGGAATGTTTGGTATCACTGAATTTAATTCAATTATCAACCAGCCAAACTCTGCAATCCTTTCTGTAGGTGCAATTGTTGAGAAACCAGTAGTTAAAAACGGTCAGATTGTAGTTGGAAACACAATGATGTTATCATTAGCTTGCGACCACAGAACAATCGACGGTGCAACTGGTGCTCAGTTCTTACAAACATTAAAACAATACATCGAAAGCCCAGTTACTATGCTGGCTTAA
- a CDS encoding hydrolase/aminopeptidase: MKKLILVALFLTAIACQKKEQTEKTAVVDEHSYSKPELAVVKHLDLDIKVDFDTQTISGKASWLIDNISKGNEIIFDENTLNITKVTLGDDEKETKFELGKDTEFHGKPLHITIDPNTTKVNIYYNTTKDAVALQWLTPAQTADKKKPFVFSQGESVWSRTWIPCQDSPGIRFTYNAKVTVPKDLLAVMSAVNPQKKNDTGVYTFKQDKAIPSYLMAIAVGDIEFQAIDNRTGVYAEPSMLKKSAYEFAELGKMVNAAEKLYGPYRWGRYDVLVLPPSFPYGGMENPNLTFLTPGVIAGDRSLTSLLAHELGHSWSGNLVTNATWDDIWLNEGFTTYVEHRIGEAIFGKKEFEMQNVITNKELVDNVAEYGDKNPDTRLKVSLTGRNPDDGISQIPYVKGYAFLRVIENAVGREKFDPFIKNYFDSHAFKSITTEDFVKYINENLIKGDKALADKIKMEDWIYKPGIPSNILPVSSVDFDAIDKIQKSWRETGVAGLNKKVITTAEKQHFIDHLPTDITAKEMEAIDKEFNFTKGGNFIIKRQWFVQAIRHDYKTANPEIEQFLIGISRTGSVMMLYKEMAKTPQGKVWAKQVFEKAKSGYHATTIQAVESVLK; this comes from the coding sequence ATGAAAAAATTAATCCTTGTCGCTTTATTTCTGACAGCGATTGCATGCCAGAAAAAAGAACAAACCGAAAAAACAGCTGTTGTCGACGAGCACAGTTATTCTAAACCTGAACTTGCTGTTGTAAAACACCTTGATCTTGACATCAAAGTTGATTTTGACACTCAGACTATTTCAGGAAAAGCATCTTGGTTAATTGATAACATCAGCAAAGGAAACGAAATTATCTTCGACGAAAACACCCTGAATATTACGAAAGTTACTTTAGGCGATGACGAAAAAGAAACCAAATTCGAACTTGGAAAGGATACTGAATTTCACGGAAAACCACTTCACATTACAATTGACCCCAATACAACCAAAGTAAACATCTATTACAACACAACAAAAGATGCCGTTGCTTTACAATGGCTTACTCCGGCACAAACTGCCGACAAAAAGAAACCTTTTGTTTTTTCTCAAGGAGAAAGCGTTTGGTCGCGCACCTGGATTCCGTGTCAGGATTCGCCGGGAATCCGTTTTACGTATAATGCAAAAGTGACAGTTCCTAAAGATTTATTAGCTGTTATGAGCGCTGTAAACCCACAGAAGAAAAACGATACCGGAGTTTATACTTTCAAACAAGACAAAGCAATTCCATCTTATTTAATGGCAATTGCCGTTGGAGATATTGAATTTCAAGCTATCGATAACAGAACTGGAGTTTATGCAGAACCGTCTATGCTAAAAAAATCAGCTTACGAATTTGCCGAACTAGGAAAAATGGTGAATGCAGCTGAAAAATTATACGGACCATACCGTTGGGGACGTTACGACGTTTTGGTTTTACCTCCAAGCTTTCCTTACGGCGGAATGGAAAATCCAAACCTAACTTTCTTAACTCCGGGCGTTATTGCAGGAGATCGTTCACTAACAAGTTTATTAGCACACGAATTAGGACACAGCTGGAGCGGAAACTTAGTTACCAATGCAACCTGGGATGACATTTGGTTAAACGAAGGTTTCACCACTTACGTAGAACACCGAATTGGAGAAGCCATCTTTGGCAAAAAAGAGTTTGAAATGCAAAATGTTATCACCAACAAAGAATTAGTTGATAACGTAGCCGAATATGGCGATAAAAACCCTGACACAAGATTAAAAGTAAGTCTTACAGGAAGAAATCCTGATGATGGAATCAGTCAAATTCCTTACGTAAAAGGATATGCTTTTTTAAGAGTTATTGAAAATGCCGTGGGTCGTGAGAAATTTGATCCGTTTATCAAAAATTACTTTGATTCTCACGCATTCAAATCGATCACAACAGAAGATTTTGTAAAATATATCAATGAAAATCTTATCAAAGGCGACAAAGCGCTTGCCGACAAAATTAAAATGGAAGACTGGATTTACAAGCCTGGAATTCCATCTAACATACTTCCGGTAAGTTCAGTTGATTTTGATGCGATTGATAAAATCCAAAAAAGCTGGAGAGAAACGGGTGTAGCAGGCTTAAACAAAAAAGTTATAACGACAGCAGAAAAACAGCATTTTATAGATCATCTTCCGACTGATATTACAGCAAAAGAAATGGAAGCGATTGACAAAGAATTCAACTTTACAAAAGGCGGAAATTTCATCATCAAACGTCAATGGTTTGTTCAGGCAATTCGCCATGATTATAAAACTGCAAATCCTGAAATCGAACAATTTTTAATTGGAATCAGCAGAACCGGCTCTGTAATGATGCTTTATAAAGAAATGGCTAAAACTCCACAAGGAAAAGTTTGGGCAAAACAAGTTTTTGAAAAAGCAAAATCAGGCTATCATGCAACAACAATTCAGGCTGTTGAAAGCGTGTTAAAATAG
- a CDS encoding glycosyltransferase yields the protein MNQIKKLLIIGFVWPEPNSSAAGGRMMQLISIFKENGFEITFASAAQDSDFMVDLSEFGVTKKSIELNSVSFDDFVLELNPNVVLFDRFMIEEQFGWRVTENCPKAIRVLDTEDLHCLRTARQKAFKENRAFEITDLFSEEAAKREIASILRCDLSLIISEFEMNVLKEVFRINEDLLFYLPFLVDEMKEEYLLKLPSFEERKNFVFIGNFLHEPNWNTVQYLKEAIWPSIKKDFPEAVLEVYGAYPSQKVLQLHQPKNGFYIMGRAEDANEIVKKARVVLAPIRFGAGLKGKLLEAMQCGTPSVTTSIGSEAMHADLLWNGFIEDHPEKFAKKAISLYKDENLWKSSQKNGISIINECYQKDKYSDGLISFVNTLLVDSKSHRLHNFMGNLLQHHAYKSTMYMSKWIEAKNKN from the coding sequence ATGAATCAGATAAAAAAACTTTTAATTATTGGGTTTGTATGGCCTGAGCCAAACTCTTCTGCAGCAGGCGGAAGGATGATGCAGCTGATTTCGATTTTTAAAGAAAACGGCTTCGAAATTACTTTTGCAAGTGCGGCGCAGGACAGTGATTTTATGGTTGATTTATCTGAATTTGGCGTAACAAAAAAAAGTATCGAACTAAATTCTGTCAGTTTCGATGATTTTGTTTTGGAATTAAATCCAAACGTCGTCTTGTTTGATCGATTTATGATCGAAGAACAATTTGGCTGGAGAGTTACAGAAAATTGTCCAAAAGCAATCCGAGTTCTCGATACAGAAGATTTACATTGCCTGAGAACTGCCAGACAAAAAGCTTTTAAAGAAAACAGGGCGTTTGAAATCACGGATTTGTTTTCTGAAGAAGCAGCAAAACGAGAAATCGCCAGTATTTTAAGATGTGATTTGTCTTTGATTATTTCTGAATTTGAAATGAATGTTCTAAAAGAGGTTTTCAGAATCAATGAAGATTTACTGTTTTATCTTCCGTTTTTAGTTGATGAAATGAAGGAAGAATATCTCTTAAAATTGCCTTCTTTTGAAGAAAGAAAAAACTTTGTTTTCATCGGAAATTTTCTTCACGAACCGAATTGGAATACGGTTCAATATTTAAAAGAAGCAATCTGGCCTTCGATAAAAAAGGATTTCCCTGAAGCTGTTTTGGAAGTTTACGGGGCTTATCCGTCACAAAAAGTTTTGCAATTGCATCAGCCAAAAAATGGTTTTTATATAATGGGAAGGGCGGAAGATGCAAATGAAATTGTAAAAAAAGCAAGAGTTGTTCTGGCGCCTATTCGTTTTGGGGCAGGTTTAAAAGGAAAATTATTAGAAGCCATGCAATGCGGAACGCCAAGCGTAACTACTTCAATAGGTTCTGAAGCCATGCATGCAGATTTATTATGGAATGGATTTATAGAAGATCATCCTGAAAAATTTGCTAAAAAAGCGATTTCTCTTTATAAGGATGAAAATCTCTGGAAATCTTCGCAGAAAAATGGAATTTCAATTATTAATGAATGTTATCAGAAAGATAAATATTCAGATGGATTAATAAGTTTTGTAAATACATTATTGGTAGATTCTAAAAGCCATCGCCTTCATAATTTTATGGGGAATTTATTGCAGCATCACGCATACAAAAGCACGATGTATATGTCTAAATGGATTGAAGCGAAAAATAAAAATTAA
- a CDS encoding tRNA-(ms[2]io[6]A)-hydroxylase, with translation MLGLKLATDPRWVNIVESNIQEILTDHAWCEQKAASNAISIVTYNSEIEELVTEMLVIAREELEHFQMVHDIIKQRGLTLGRERKDHYVNELFKFMKKDGSRRDALCDRLLFSAMIEARSCERFKVLSENIKDEELAKFYRDLMISEAGHYTTFLGFARKYQDNIDIDKRWKEWIEYEGSIITNYGKSETVHG, from the coding sequence ATGTTGGGATTAAAATTAGCTACAGACCCAAGATGGGTAAATATCGTAGAGTCAAACATTCAAGAAATTTTGACAGATCATGCGTGGTGCGAACAAAAAGCGGCTTCAAATGCCATTAGTATCGTAACCTACAATTCTGAAATAGAAGAATTAGTAACTGAAATGCTCGTGATTGCAAGAGAAGAACTGGAACATTTCCAGATGGTTCATGACATTATAAAACAACGTGGCCTTACACTGGGACGCGAAAGAAAAGATCATTATGTAAATGAACTTTTTAAATTCATGAAAAAAGACGGAAGCCGCCGTGATGCGCTGTGCGACCGTTTATTATTTTCGGCCATGATCGAAGCCAGAAGCTGTGAGCGCTTTAAAGTTCTTTCGGAAAACATAAAAGACGAAGAATTAGCAAAATTCTATCGCGATTTAATGATTTCCGAAGCCGGACATTATACTACATTTTTAGGCTTTGCCAGAAAATACCAGGACAACATTGACATCGACAAACGATGGAAAGAATGGATCGAGTATGAAGGTTCTATTATTACTAACTATGGTAAAAGTGAAACCGTTCACGGATAA